One Dehalococcoidia bacterium genomic window, GCAGCCGAACAAGCCGGTTCCGCCACCCAGCAGGTGGCCAGCACCACCCAGCAGATGGCCAAGGGTGCCGGAGATCAGGCCGTCAGCACTCAGGAAACCGCCAAAGCCGTTGACCAGCTCACCGAAGTCATCTCACAAATCGCCAAGGGGGCTCAGGATCAGGCCAGCGGTGTCCAGAAAGCCACTTCCGCCATCGGAGAAGTGTCCACATCATCTCAACAGATGGCCAAGAACGCTATCGGCGCCGCCGATAGCGCCAAGAAGGCCGCCCAGACCGCCAAGACCGGTACAGAAGTCACCAAGAAGACCGTCGAAGGCATAGAGCGCGTCCGGGATAGCTCCATGGCCGTTTTCCAAAAGATTTCCGAGATGAACAAGAACTCCGAGCAGATCGGCAGAATTGTGGCGGTGATTGATGATATTGCCGCCCAGACCAACCTCCTGGCTCTCAATGCCGCTATCGAAGCGGCCCGGGCAGGGGAACACGGCCGGGGGTTTGCCGTGGTTGCCGACGAGGTCAGAAAGCTCGCCGAGCGTTCATCCACCGCCACCAAGGAGATCGCCGCTCTCATTACCGGCATCCAGAGCAACATCGGAGAGTCCGCCAAAGCCATGGAACAGGGGCAACACGAAGTGGACGAAGGATGCAAGTTTGCCACCCAATCCGGCAAGGCTCTGGAAGAAATTCTGAAGGAGACAACCGAAGCCGCCAATCAGATCGAGCAGATTTCCAGAGGCGCCCAGCAGGTGAGCAACTCCACCCATGATCTGGTCAGTATCATCGATAGCGTCGGCGCAGTGACCGAGCAGAGCATGGCCGCCACCGAACAGATGACTGCCAATGCTCAACAAGTGGCCAATGCCATTGAGAACATTGCCGGTATCGCCGAAGAGAACAGCGCAGCAACCCAGGAGACATCGGCTTCCGCCGAAGAGATGAGTTCCCAGGTAGAGGAGATCGTCGCCGCCTCCCTGTCGCTCAACCAAATGGCCGAGGAACTTCAGACCACCGTATCCGTGTTCAAGACCAATGGCCATGGACATGGCACGCACAAAGATATCGCCGGAAGCGAGAAGCTATCGGTCAACGAGAAGGTGTTAGTCCGAAATTAAGAGAACGTGCGGGGAAGGGGACGGAGATTCCCCTTCCCCCTTCGCCAACCCGAATCCTGACAGATATTGTGCTTAATTACCATCATCTATTAGGGAGGACAACTGTTATGAACACGAATACCCAAACAAAAGAGGCCGAGCGCCAACTGGTGATCTTCAGCCTGGCCAATGAATCCTACGGCGTGGATATCGGCACGGTCAATGAAATCATCCGAATGCAGGATATCTCCCGGGTGCCCAGAGCGCCGAATTTTGTCCAAGGGGTCATCAATCTCAGGGGCAAGGTCATTCCCGTGGTGGACCTGCGCAAGGTTTTCTGCCTTCCTGCCGGGGAGACAAACAGGGAGACCCGCATCGTGGTGGTAGACATTCTGGAACAACACGTCGGTATTATGGTTGACGCCGTAACGGAGGTGCTGCGCATCTCCGCTGACGCTGTTGAGCCTCCGGCATCGATGATCACCACCGGTGATGCCGATTATCTCCTCGGAATCGCCAAGCTCGATCACAAGCTCATCACCCTGCTCGACCTGAGCAAAGTCTTCAGCCGAGACCAGGCCAAAAGCTTCGAAGAAGCTGACCTCCCCCAAACCGAGAAACCCACCCGTCCAATGACCATGGCTAGAGCCTGATGAACTTTCTTCCGACAGGGGCGAGGATTTCTCAGCCCTTGTCGGAAGATTCACCCATCCGAGCCC contains:
- a CDS encoding methyl-accepting chemotaxis protein, producing the protein MKKLTNMRMSIKAKLLGGFLLVIILFLAMFSLGYMGLNTMGDKKDEIVKQNEIAVTMEKMDYEAVVAFFSAMNGASPTNPMAATYRDLAAQHRTVFLDIVDTLRTLLPPDQIAVLNDYGEFSEASYVAAANPAGLDIKAMAESQQKMAVGKDTLKTSTADAMLAAQKSADDAKTSAIIMALIMSAIAVALAIVVGFFLSRSIANNTKKVVKAADQIADTDLVALASATAAMSEGDLTRSVSVQTQPIAIKSNDELGDLAKSFNRMIARLYETGQSFSLMSAKMSGLIGKVAENSIQLRTASDQLSSAAEQAGSATQQVASTTQQMAKGAGDQAVSTQETAKAVDQLTEVISQIAKGAQDQASGVQKATSAIGEVSTSSQQMAKNAIGAADSAKKAAQTAKTGTEVTKKTVEGIERVRDSSMAVFQKISEMNKNSEQIGRIVAVIDDIAAQTNLLALNAAIEAARAGEHGRGFAVVADEVRKLAERSSTATKEIAALITGIQSNIGESAKAMEQGQHEVDEGCKFATQSGKALEEILKETTEAANQIEQISRGAQQVSNSTHDLVSIIDSVGAVTEQSMAATEQMTANAQQVANAIENIAGIAEENSAATQETSASAEEMSSQVEEIVAASLSLNQMAEELQTTVSVFKTNGHGHGTHKDIAGSEKLSVNEKVLVRN
- a CDS encoding chemotaxis protein CheW, with protein sequence MNTNTQTKEAERQLVIFSLANESYGVDIGTVNEIIRMQDISRVPRAPNFVQGVINLRGKVIPVVDLRKVFCLPAGETNRETRIVVVDILEQHVGIMVDAVTEVLRISADAVEPPASMITTGDADYLLGIAKLDHKLITLLDLSKVFSRDQAKSFEEADLPQTEKPTRPMTMARA